tcagtttgttgtactatgggggcttgtgtgttgctgtgatgctgaactatgccaccaatattcaagtgccaacagggccacccatggtggatgggtttcagctgtgcttccagactaacacagactaggaagaaggacctggaggtctactacctctgaaaaaaaataagccagtgaaaaccttccgaatagcagtggaacattgtctgataaagtgccagaagatgagcccctcaggttggaaggcactcaaaaaaacactggggaagagctgcctcctcaaagtaaaggtgactttaatgacatggatggagtcattagctatatcctaggcattagtcattagtcatatcctaggcattagtgagctgaaatggaagtggccattttgaaccggacaatcacatggtctactatgccgggaatgacaaattgaagagtaatGGTGTCACatgcatcgtcaaaaagaacatttcacgcagatgtaaatccatccacgtatgagcagctgatatttgacaaaggcccaatgtcagttaattggggaaaagatagtctttttaacaaatggagctggcatacctggatatccatttgcaaaaaaatgaaacaggacccatacctcacaccatgcacaaaaactaactccaagtggatcaaagacctaaacataaagactaaaatgataaagatcatggaacaaaaaatagggacaacattagaagccctaatacaaggcataaacagaatacaaaacattaccaaaaatgacgaagagaaaccagataactgggagctcctaaaaatcaaacacctatgctcatctaaagacttcaccaaaagagtaaaaagacaacctacagactgggaaagaattttcagctatgacatctccgaccagcgcctgatctctaaaatctatatgagtctgtcaaaactcaaccacaaaaagacaagcaacccaatcaagaagtgggcaaaggatatgaacacgcacttcactaaagaagatattcaggcagctaacagatacatgagaaaatgctctcgatcattagccattagacaaatgcaaattaaaactacgatgagattccatctcactccaacaaggctggcattaatccaaaaaacacaaaataataaatgttggagaggctgcagagagattggaactcttatacactgctggtgggaatgtaaaatggtacaatcactttggaaatctatctggcattttcttaaacagttagaaatagaactaccatacaacccagaaatcctactcctcggaatataccctagagaaataagagccttcacacaaacagatatatgcacacccatgtttattgcagctctgtttacaatagcaaaaagctggaagcaaccaaggtgtccatcaacggatgaatgggtaaataaattgtggtatattcacacaatggaatactatgcattgataaagaacagtgacgaatctgtgaaacatttcataacatggaggaacctggaaggcattatgctgagcgaaattagaggcaaaaggacaaatattgtataagaccactattataagatcttgagaaatagtataaactgagaagaacacatacttttgtggttacgaggcggggaggaggggagggagggagagggttttttactgattaattagtagataagaactgctttcggtgaagggaaggacaatgctcaatacagggaaggtcagctcaactggactggaccaaaagcaaagaagtttccaggataaactgaatgcttcaaaggtcagcggagcaagggcaggggtttggggaccatggcttaaggggacttctaagtcaattggcaaactaattctattatgaaaacattctgcatcccactttgaaatgtggcgtctggggtcttaaatgctaacaagcggccatctaagatgtatcaattggtctcaacccatctggatcaaaggagaatgaagaacaccaaggtcacataagagcccaagagacagaaagggccacatgaaccagagaccgacatcatcctgagaccagaagaactagatggtgcccggccacatccgatgactgccctgacagggaacacaatagagaacccgtaagggagcaggagatcagtgggatgcagaccccaaattctcacaaaaagatcatacttagtggtctgactgagactagaggaatcccggtggtcatggtccccaaaccttctgttggcccaggacaggaaccattcccgaagacaactcatcagacatgaaagggactggacagtgggtaggagagagatgctgatgaagagtgagctaatgatatcaggtggacacttgagactgtgttggcatctcctgtctggaggggggatgggaggatagagagagttggaaggtggcaaaattgtcacagaaggagagactggaagggctgactcattagggggagagcaagtgggagtacggagtaaggtgtatataaacttatatgtgacagtctgacttgatttgtaaacgttcatttgaagctcaataaaagttaataaaaaaaaaaaaacatttcaagatctatcctgaagtacagcactatcagtgataggataatatccatatgtctacaagaaagaccagttaatatgactactattcaaattacTCACCAACCgttaaggctaaagatgaagaaattgaagatttttaccaacgtaAGCAGTCTGAAaccgatcgaacatgcaatcaggatgcattgataattattggtgattggaatgcgaaagttggagacaaagaagaaggattggtaactggaaaatatggccttggtgatagaaacaatgccggagatctcatggtagaattttgcaaggcgaatgacttcttcattgcaaatacctttttccaccaacataaacagcgactatacacgtggacctcaccagatgaaatacacaggaatcaaatcgactatatctgtggaaagagacgatggaaaagctcaatatcatcagttagaacaaggccagaggccaactgggGAGCAGTCCagtaattgctcacatgcaagttcaagttgaagctgaagaaaattagaacaagtccaccagagccaaagtatgaccttgactatatcccacctgagtttagagaccactTCAAGAAAAGAttggacacattgaacactaacgacaggagaccagatgagttgtggaatgacatcaaaaacgcaaagacatcacaaaagtaGAAAGCgagaggacattaaaaagacaggaaagaaagaaaagactaaacttGGTGTCAGacaagactctaaaacttgctgttAAACGTTGAGTAGTGAAAGtggacagaagaaatgatgaagtaaaagagctgaacagaagatttcaaaagtcagctggagaagacaaagtaaagtattataatgaaatatgcaaagacctggaattagaaaaccaaaagggaagaacactctcagcatttttcaagctgaaagaactgaagaaaaaatttaagcctcaaattgcactagtgaagaattctatgggcaaaatactgaacaacagaGAAAGCatgaaatgaagatggaaggaatgcacagagtcactgtaccaaaaagaagtggttgacattcaaccacttcaggaggtagcatatgatcaagaaccgatggtattgaaagaagaagtccatgctgcactgaaggcactggtgaaaaacaaggctccaggaattgatagaatattaattgaggtgtttcaacaaaaggatgcaccgctggaagtgctcacttgtccataccaagaaatttggaagacagcaacctggccaaccgactggaagagatccatatttatgcctattcccaagaaaggcagaaattatggaacaatatcattaatatcacacacaagtaaaattttgctgaagatcattcaaaagtggtttgcagcaatacatctacagagaactgccagaaattcaagctggattcagaagaggatgtggaatgagggatatcattgctgatgtcaaatggatcctggctgaaagcagagaataccagaaagatgtttacctgttttttataaactatgcaaaggcattcgactgtgtggatcataacaaattatggataatgttgcgaagaatgggaattccagaacacttaattatgcttatgaggaaactggtggtgtagtggttaagtgctacggctgctaaccaaaaggtcggcagttcgaatccaccaggtgctccttggaaactctacggggcagtactactctgtcctgtagggtcgctatgagtcagaatcgactcgacggcactgagtttgtttttttttttgtatgagaaacctgtagataaagaggcagacattcaaacagaacaaggggatcttttatggtttaaagttaggaaaggtgtacgtcagagttgtatcctttcaccatacttattcaatctgtatgctgtgcaaataatctgagaagctggactatatgaagaagaactgagcattaggatttgaggaagactcataaacaacctgcattatgcagatgacacaaccttgcttgctgaaagtgaagaggacttgaagcacttactaatgaagaccaaagactacagcttcagtatggattacacctcaaaataaaacaaaaatcctcacacatgtaccaataagcaacatcatgataaatagagaaaagattgaaattgtcaaggttttcattttacttgaatccacaatcaacgcccatggaagcagcaatcaagaaatcaaaagacgccttgcattgggcaaatctgcaacaaaagacttttttaaagtgttaaaaagcaaagatgtcactttaaggagtaaggtgcacctgaaaactaaggtgttttcaatcgccgcatatacattcgaaagctggacaatgaataaggaagatcgaagaagaacagatgcctatgaattatggtgttagcaaagaatattgaatataccatgaactgccaaaagaataaacaactctatcttggaagaagtacagtcaaaattctccttagaagcaaggatagcgagacttcgtctcacatactttggacatgttgtcaggaaggattagtccctggagaaggacatcatgcttggtaaagtagagggtcagcgaaaaagaggtagaccctcaacaaGTGGCTGCCAACTATgcgctcaggcataacaacgatcatgaggatcgTTCGGGACTGGTCAGAGAtccgttgtgttgtacatagggtcgctatgagtcagaactgggacctaacaacaataacaagtacCTAGTAAGCACTGGCCACTGGGTAAGGCTCCTGTGGAGACCCAATTTATTCGTGTCCTCCTGGAACTAACAGGCCGATggcttgacaacacctaacacctaacaacaacatggttgttTAActctatatttaaatttttgaggaactgccagaatgTTCTCCACAGCTGCTACACtatttttacatttctaccagcagtgtatgaagaTTCCAATTTctgcacatcctcaccaacacttgctatttttaacttttttttaaagttacatcCATCCTagcaggtgtgaagtggtatctcgtggttttcatttccctaatgactaattatgttgagcatcttttcacgtgctaattggtcatttgtatatcttctttggagaaatgtccacTCTtgaattggattgtttgtctttttgttgttgagttgtaagagtttgtTATATATTCTGGAAATTAAATCCTTGTGAGATATATAGTTTACAagtattttctcctattctgtagattgtctttttacttgcTTACTAATGTCCTTTGAtgtgcaaaagtttttaatttcaatgtaggtcaatttatctattttttcttttgttgcttgtttttttggtttcgtATCTAAGGATTCATCACCAAAAATGAGGTCAtattcccatttttttcttctaagaaaattttatggttttatttcttgtatttaggttgttgatctattttttaagttaattcgtgtatatgttgtgaggtatgggtccaactttgttcttttgcatgtgaaaatTCAGTTGTCCCAGAACCATTTGTTTAAGAAATTAGTCTTTCCCTACTGAATGGCCTTGGCATCTTTGTTGAGCACTAGTTGGGCATAGAtgtttgggtttagttttggactctcaattctgtttcattgttctttatgccTGTCCTTATggcagtaccacactgttttgattattgtagtgTTTttctgaaatcaggaagtgtgagccttcctactttgttcttctgtttcaagATTGTTTGGGCTATTTGGGGCCACTTGCAactccatatgaatttgagaattggtttttccatttctgcaaaaaaggccgttggaattttgatagggattgtgttgaatctgtagatcactttgggtagtattgacatcttcataatattttgtcttcttatcTATGAAGatgtatttatttaggtcttctttagtaTTGTCCCTTTTTTATAGTTGAGTaacctgagactcagagaggtgaaataacTAGTTCAAGATCACACACAGCtgttaagtggcagagctgggaccatTGACCCCAGAGGGAATGCTCCCACCACCACACCTGCTCCGCTTTGTATGATGATGGAGCATAGAAGTTTTCAAAGATTGTGtgtgctggggggagggggggcagtAGAAATACTGTAGGTTGTAAGTTCTAAACCCCTCATCTATCAGGTATTAGTTGTACAGACTGACCTCCCAGAGAGAGGCTAGAGAAACAGGTTCAGCTCAAACTGACCTTTACACAAGAGGTGGATTTAGGGTCATGACTCACTCCCAGGAAGGGGTAAGACCTGGGCCAACTAACCACTGCCGTTCCACTGCGTCCGCTCCCTCATACTGCATGGTGCAGGGTGCTATGTGGGAAAATGAGCCCCAGCTGCAGGAAGAGCAATCAAGGCCAGGGCATGTAGCCTGAAGTATATGGAGGAGAAAGAGGCAGGCAAGTTATTGCCCTTGCTTTGATGGGGCTGGGAATGGGATATTTGCATTACACATCAGGCAAGCTACTGCCCTTGCTTTGATGGGGCTGGGAATGGGATATTTGCATTACACATCAGCCTCAGATCTGTTTTGAGCCCCAGTTGCTCTACTTACTTCCTTCTCACCAAATACCCTAAAGCCATCGCTTCCACCTGGGGCCTTCCTGAGTTGCTGCCCAGATATCCAGGCCCAGTCATGGACTAAGTCCATGGGGGGAGTCCTCATGAGCTCCCAAGCTCCTTGGTGCAGACCCACTGACACCATTTTTCTGACCGTGCCTTCTGTCTACTGCTTCGAGTTGTCACAGTCACCACGGCCCCCTTTAGGCCTTTGTTTTTATCAAGGTGCCGTACCTCTAAATGCCCCTTTATTTTCCTCTCTGCTAGATACATCTTCCTCTCGTTTCTAATCCCTGTTTTAGAGATCTTTGAGAATATCAAAAGCTCCACATGGATGGGGCCACTTGAACAAACCTTTTACTTGTTCTCTCTTCCCAAGTTATATATATTCAAGGCATAGCTCCATTATTGGAAATTGGGACCTCCCTAAGGGTGGCTCACTGAAGTCAGTGCAGAGTACATGAATTTGTAGAAATATGTGTCTGGGGCTGCCGTTGCTGGTCCTTTTTATTAGTCTGGCTTGgccacttgtttttcttttttttttttagggagaggCAGATGGCCCAGTGGAAAGAGCACAGACAGGGCAGGGGCCAAAGCTGCCCTGCTGCCTGCAAAAGATGCTGCGACTGACCTGATGCAGAGGACTGAACCTGTTGCCTGAGCCTGGTGCTCCGAGGGGCCTGGTCTACACTGAAACCAAGTGGTTCACTTGGTGGCTCCTCAGAGCCACTTCTCCAGGAAACCCGTGTGCAGTGTAGGTCTTCCCATCGCCTGCCCTACCCTGTCCTCCTCATCCTGGCGGCTGCCTCCTCCTCCTAGCTCACCCTCCTGGTTTACAGGGCTCTCCACCCCACCTCCCTTTGTCTTCCTGCTGATCCAGCGAGCCAGGCCTTCTCCTTCTCTgttctttcctcctcctctcccccttgAATCCAGTCCTGGTTTCCCCGCCGCCAGCCTCCTTTTCCTCCCCGCCTGGGCTCgttcccgcccccgccccgcccgccgTCATCTTGGTCGGCTCAGCACCGCGCTTTCCCCGGCTCGTAGCTACCTCGGGCTTGGCTTGCCCAGTCCGGTAGCTCCAGTCCGGATCTCGCTGCTGTCCGACCCGGGTACGAGTCCCAGCCTTTGGAGAGGAGGCGGCGGCGGCTGGCCCCGGTTCCCCTCGGCCGCCTAGCCAGCCCAGGGTTGCCGGGGAGGGAGCAGCTGGGCAGCCCCCGGACTTCCTCAGAAGACAATGCACCCAGCGCTCGGCAACCCCCGTTCGATCTCTTCCTTGTCCGGCTCCTTCCCGCCGCCCCCAGCCGCCGCCCGGCTGCAGCCCCTCTTCCTCCGGGGGGCCTCCTCCCGCGGCCGGAGAGGCTCGGGCGAcagcagcaccagcaccagcaccagcaaGGGGGGAGGCGGCCGCAGACgcggcgggggcggcggcggctCCCCCAGCAGCAGCACGGGCGCCGAGCGAGAGGACGACGACGAGAGCATCAGCAAGCCCTTGGTGCCAGCCACCGCCGCTGCTGCCGGGCTCCTTGGGCCCCCGGCTCAGGGGGGCGCCCCAGCCACCGACCCCGCGACCAccgccttctcctcctcctccgtcACTTCGTCCTCCACCTCCACGCCCACCTCCTCCTGCAGCATGACAGCCGCGGATTTCGGCGGGAGTGCAGCGGCCGGGGCCGTCGGGGGCCCCGGGGGTCGCTCGGCTGGGGGCGCTGGAGGCACTGGGACAGGCAGCGGCGCCTCCTGCTGctcctgttgttgctgctgcGGCCGCCCGGCCCGGTCCGGCCGCAGGGGTCGGCAACGCTGCTGCGCCCCCAGCCCCGGCTGCCGCTGGGGCTACCAGGCGCTGTCCGTGGTGCTGCTCCTGGCGCAGGGCGGTCTGCTCGACCTGTACCTCATTGCAGTCACCGACCTGTACTGGTGCTCCTGGATCGCCACTgacctggtggtggtggtgggctgggcCATCTTCTTCGCCAAGAACAGCCGGGGCCGTCGAGGCGGCCCGGCGAGCGGTGTGCACaatcaccaccagcaccaccaccacgcCGCGCCACCTCTGCACCTGCCCTCCTCGGCCGCTTCTGCCGGGGCCAAGGCTCGCGGCGGCCGCGGGGGCGTGGGCGGCGCGGGGGGCAGCCTGGGAGTGGCCGGGACTGCTGGCGAGTTTGCCTTCGCATACTTGGCCTGGCTTATCTACTCCATCGCCTTCACGCCCAAGGTGGTGCTCATCCTGGGCACGTCCATCCTGGACCTCATTGAGCTGCGCGCGCCCTTCGGCACCACGGGCTTCCGCCTCACCATGGCGCTGTCGGTGCCTCTGCTCTATAGCCTGGTGCGGGCCATTAGCGAGGCTGGCGCCCCCCCTGGCTCGGCGGGACCTCTGCTCCTGCAGCCCCAGCAGCACCGCGCCGCTGGCTGCTTCCTGGGCACGTGTCTGGATCTGCTCGACAGCTTCACCCTGGTGGAGCTGATGCTGGAAGGCCGCGTCCCGCTGCCCGCGCACCTGCGCTACCTGCTCATTGCGGTCTACTTCCTCACCCTCGCCTCGCCGGTGCTCTGGCTCTATGAGCTCAACGCAGCAGCCGTGGCAGCTTCGTCCTGGCGCCAAGCCTCAGGCCGCGGGAGCTGCAGCCGCCTCCTGCGCTTGCTGGGCGGCTGCCTTGTGGACGTGCCCCTGCTGGCGCTGCGCTGCCTCCTCGTAGTGAGCTACCAGCAACCCCTttccatcttcatgctcaagaACCTCTTTTTTCTCAGTTGCCGCGGCCTGGAGGCACTGGAGGGCTGCTGGGACCGGGGCAGTCGGGCCTCTCCTAGTCGGGCCAGGGTAGGCTATGGCGCTCCACCCCCTGCTCCACCGCCTcctccaccgccaccaccaccacctcaggGAGGCTCCCAACTGGGCCACTGCATCTCGGAGAATGAGGGGGGCCCCCATGGCTATGTAAACACCCTAGCTGTGGCCTCCCAGAACTGAGGGGGATAAAGCCACGGGGCCTTGCTTTTGAGTAGGGCGTCCCCAGTTCCCTTACTTCGGTCCTTCTCTCACCCAGATTTGGTCAGACTCCTTTGGAAGAGGTAACTGTTAATAGGGCTAAGGACCAGAGTGTCCTTCTGCACCCTGTGGGTCAAGGCTGCTAGAAGGGAGACTAGAAGCTAATGGTGAGGGAGGTAGGTCCTCTTGCCCTATTCTCCCTTCTCCATACCCTGCCCTGATCCTAACTTCCAAGGGGCTGGATACTTCTGCTTCTTGCTTTTCTCACCCCCACCCTAATTCCCATTCATTGTGAGGGAGAATGAAGGGAAGGGATGGCTAGTCAGGAGGTGCTGGGCATTGGGCCTTCCTCCTTGCTTGAAAGTGCCAGCCTCTTCTAGGCTGTGGTTCGTGCCCATTTTGTCCCACACCTTGAAATTAACCCAGAATTCGCTGTTCCCCTGATGTGTCTATTGGATATCTTCCTGATAGTGGATGCAGCGTGTatgtccctgtgtgtgtgtgtagtgttgtTTTCTTGTGTCCACCTTGTGGTCCCTTGCAATGGGTAGGAGGCCTGGGGAGGCCCAGACCTCCCCACCACACATACCACAATCTCCTCTTTCCTACCTGAATTTGTGGCCATGAATTCCTTGAAAGAGCTGGGCTGATGGGAGTTGCCCAGTTACTCTCTTCCAAGAGAGAAGCTCGCCCAGGCTCTTCCTCAATCCTGCTCCTCTCTTCTCAGCTCGGGAAGTAGAGGGGTCCATACTCTAAGGACCAAACTGCACCCTTGCTTGGGTGAGTGAACATTTCTACCTCTGTGCTTTCAACTCGT
The DNA window shown above is from Elephas maximus indicus isolate mEleMax1 chromosome 4, mEleMax1 primary haplotype, whole genome shotgun sequence and carries:
- the TMEM121B gene encoding transmembrane protein 121B; translated protein: MHPALGNPRSISSLSGSFPPPPAAARLQPLFLRGASSRGRRGSGDSSTSTSTSKGGGGRRRGGGGGGSPSSSTGAEREDDDESISKPLVPATAAAAGLLGPPAQGGAPATDPATTAFSSSSVTSSSTSTPTSSCSMTAADFGGSAAAGAVGGPGGRSAGGAGGTGTGSGASCCSCCCCCGRPARSGRRGRQRCCAPSPGCRWGYQALSVVLLLAQGGLLDLYLIAVTDLYWCSWIATDLVVVVGWAIFFAKNSRGRRGGPASGVHNHHQHHHHAAPPLHLPSSAASAGAKARGGRGGVGGAGGSLGVAGTAGEFAFAYLAWLIYSIAFTPKVVLILGTSILDLIELRAPFGTTGFRLTMALSVPLLYSLVRAISEAGAPPGSAGPLLLQPQQHRAAGCFLGTCLDLLDSFTLVELMLEGRVPLPAHLRYLLIAVYFLTLASPVLWLYELNAAAVAASSWRQASGRGSCSRLLRLLGGCLVDVPLLALRCLLVVSYQQPLSIFMLKNLFFLSCRGLEALEGCWDRGSRASPSRARVGYGAPPPAPPPPPPPPPPPQGGSQLGHCISENEGGPHGYVNTLAVASQN